AGGTTGTAGCGCATCTGGCCCCTCGGCCAGGACATCCGGTTGGCCCGCTCGTTGACCACGGCGTCGAATCCGGCCGCGAGGACGGTCACGAAGTAGCGAGACCCGCTGCGCGCCAGGTCGATCGTGCGCGTCGTACCGGCGATCACCCGATCGGCCGCGGCGCGGGCGTCCTTGCGCGGGATGTCGAAGTAGCGCGCGACGTCGTTGCCCGTCCCGGCCGGGATGATGCCGAGCGCCGTCGGGGTGGTCGCGACCGCTTGCACGGCCAGGTGGACCATGCCGTCACCCCCGCAGACCACCAGCGCCTCGACGCCGTCCGCCACGCACTGCTGCGCCAGGTCGGCCGCCTCGTCGACGTCGCGGCCCTGGAGGTCGCGGACGACCAGGCCGGCGTCGCGGAGCCTGGTCAGGGCCAGGTCCCGGACCTGGCCGGCCTTTCCCTTCCCCGCCGTCGGGTTGGTCAGCAGGGCGATCTCCCGTGTGGCCACGCGCGCAG
This genomic window from Nocardioides cynanchi contains:
- a CDS encoding diacylglycerol kinase → MATREIALLTNPTAGKGKAGQVRDLALTRLRDAGLVVRDLQGRDVDEAADLAQQCVADGVEALVVCGGDGMVHLAVQAVATTPTALGIIPAGTGNDVARYFDIPRKDARAAADRVIAGTTRTIDLARSGSRYFVTVLAAGFDAVVNERANRMSWPRGQMRYNLATLAELRVFEPLPYTLQIDGEQLTLDAMLVAVGNGPSFGGGLRITEGAVLDDGMLDVVIIKPMSKTGLIRTYPKLFKGTHVTHPQYEHHLARTVTVAAPGIVSYADGERFGPLPLTIECAPAALTVLA